CTCCCGCCTGCACGATCGTGCTGACGACGCTCGCCGTCAGCCTCGTCGGCGACTGGCTGCGCGACAGGCTCGACCCCACATTGCGCTGAATGGATAATTCGCCTGCCGTCATGATCGAGCCTTCAGCCTGCTGGTCTTAACCAGAGCGCCGGAAACGTGACATTCGCTAATTCGGGTATGCGCCAGTTTCAGCCTAGCCGTCGGCGTCCCCGAAACCGGGCGCTCCCGATGTCCGGAATGGGTGAGGAGCGGTCAGCGAGGGGATCGGCTCGCGCACGCGGCATAGTGGGAAGTCACAGTCTCCCGGCTGCGCCCTTATGATGTGCGCATGGTTGCAAGGGGCGGGACCCCAGATTTGAACCTGCGATGCTAAGTATTTGATTTTGTTGGCGTGGGATATTCTGGCCAAAACAAAACCCCGCCGCGGTTTGCGACGGGGTTTTTGGTATTTGTTTTGGTATATTGGTTGCGGGGGCCAGATTTGAACTGACGACCTTCAGGTTATGAGCCTGACGAGCTACCGGGCTGCTCCACCCCGCGGTAAGATTTTTAAACGGCAACGCGGCGCTGGGTGCTTTTAGGCACCTGGCGCCGCGCGCTGTTAGTCATGTGATGAGGGATATCCTTGACAGGCCCGGCNGCTTTCCACCCCCCCATCCCTAACCCTTCCCCACCGCAAGCGGGGGGAGGGGAACCGCCGCTGCGTCTCGTCGAGCCGGTCGCCGCCTGGTATGTCGCCGATACCCTGCTCGGCGCGCCGCCGCCGCTCAATGCGCCGCCCGGCAGGATCGCCTACAAGACCGGCACGTCTTACGGCTATCGCGACGCCTGGGCCGTCGGCTTCGACCGCAAGCACACGATCGGCGTCTGGGTCGGCCGGCCTGACAATGGCGCGGTGCCCGGCCTCGTCGGGCGTGTGGTCGCGGCACCGATCCTGTTCGACGCATTTGCCCGCATCGGCCTCGATCCCCATCCCTTCGTCCAGCCGCCCGGCACGATCGCCGCCAGCAGCGCGACCCTGCCGCCACCGCTTCGGCACTTACGCCAGGATGTGCCGAAGACGGTCGCCGCGCTGGCAATACCCGGCCTCAAGCTCGCCTTCCCGCCCGAAGGCGCAAAGATCGATCTTTCCGCCTCGGCGGTCGACGGCAGCCCTCAGCTCAACCTCAAGGTCTCCGGCGGCGTCGCGCCCTTCACCTGGCTGGTCGACGGTGCTCCGGTGATGTCGGCGGTGAAGCGCCGGGAAGCCGCCTGGCAGCCGCCCGGCAAGGGCTTTGTCCGGATCTCGGTGATCGATGCCGCCGGCGCCAGCGAGAGCGTCTCGGTCAGGCTGCAGTAGCCAGAGCATTTTCGAGCGAAGTGGATACCGGTTCGCATGAAGAAAATGCGATAATCAAGCAGTCTCACTCGATCCTGACGCCGCTCGCCTTGATGATCGGCGCCCAGCGCTCGATCTCGGCGCCGACGAAGCTGCGCAGACCGGCGGGCTCCTGCAGTTCGGCCGAGGGGATTTCAGCCCCGAGCTCGTTGAGCTTGGCCTTCACCGCCGCATCGGCAAGCGCGCCCTTCAGCGCCTGGTTGAGTTTGGCGACAACCGGCGCCGGCGTGTCCTTCGGCGCGAACATCGCGTTCCAGACCTCGACCTTGAAGCCGGGCACGCCAGCCTCTGTGCTGGTCGGCACATCCGGCAGCGCCGTCGCCCGGGCGACCGAGGCGACGGCGAGCGTCTTGATCGTGCCGGCGCGATGCTGCGGGGCGACGTTGACCGCCTGGTCGCAGAGATAGTCGACCTGGCCGGCGACGAGATCATTCATCGCCGGGCCGGTGCCGCGATAGGGCACGCCGTTCGGCTTGACCCCGACGACGGTGTTGAACAGCAGGCAGGTGGTGTGGCTGACCGAGCCGACGCCGGCATGGGCGTTGCTCGCAGCCTTCTCGTTCGCCTTCACCCAAGTGACGAACTCGGCGAGCGTCGCGCTCGGGTGGGTCTTGCGGACGGTCAGGAAGATCGGATTGGTGTTGACCAGCCCGACCGGGGCAAAATCCTCGACTGGCCGGTATTTCAGGTTCGGATTGAGCGAGACCGCCGCCGCATGCGTGCCGGTATGGCCGATCAGGATGACATGGCCGTCAGCGGGCGCGGCCATCAATCGCTGCCCGGCGAGCGTGCCGGCGGCGCCGACCGCATTCTCGATGATCACCGGCTGGCCGAGCGTGCGGCTCATATGCTCGCCGACGAGGCGCCCGACCACGTCGGTCGGTCCACCCGCCGCGAACGGGATCAGCATGGTGACCGGCTTGCTCGGGAAGGATTGAGCCAGAGCGCTCGAACTCGCCATGCAGGCGGCGAGCGCCACGGCCTTGAGCCAGAAACCGATGCCAGTCCTCATGCCGTTCCTCCCGTTGATGTCACGGGCGGCACCTGAGTTCTCGCTCATTGGGCACCGCCGCCGCGACGGTTAGCGTCGGGCGGCGGCGAAAGCGAATAGAGGTTTCCGCTATGGGCTATCCGGATATCCTCTACCCGAATAGCCGGTCACTCCGCAGGCTGCGGATGGGCCTGGGCAGGGGCATGGCGCGAGCCGTGCTTCGTCCGCGCCATGTAACTGTAGGCCACCGGCACGACATAGAGCGTGAGCAGCGTGCCGAAGGTCATGCCGCCGACGATGACCCAGCCGATCTGCGAGCGGCTCTCGGCCCCGGCACCTTCCGCCAAGGCCAGCGGCACGGCGCCGAGCACCATCGCGCCCGTCGTCATCAAAATGGGCCGCAGGCGCAATTCCGCCGCCTCGACCAGGGCGTCGACGAGTTCCCGGCCCTCTTCGCGCAGCTGGTTGGTGAATTCGAGGATCAGGATGCCGTGCTTGGTGATCAGCCCGACCAGCGTGATCAGGCCGATCTGGCTGTAGACGTTGAGCGTGCCGCCGGAGAAATAGAGCGCGGCGAGCGCACCGGTGAGCGAGAGCGGCACCGAGACCATGATCACGACGGGATCGACGAAGCTCTCGAACTGCGCCGCCAGCACCAGATAGATGAAGCCGAGCGCCAGCAGGAAGACCAGCAGGATCGAGGAACCCGACTGCTTGAACTCGCGGCTCTGGCCGGAATAGTCGGTCTGGAACGAGGTCGGCAGCACCTTGGCGGCCCCTTGCTCCAGGACGCTCAGC
This genomic interval from Bosea sp. 29B contains the following:
- a CDS encoding tripartite tricarboxylate transporter substrate-binding protein, which encodes MRTGIGFWLKAVALAACMASSSALAQSFPSKPVTMLIPFAAGGPTDVVGRLVGEHMSRTLGQPVIIENAVGAAGTLAGQRLMAAPADGHVILIGHTGTHAAAVSLNPNLKYRPVEDFAPVGLVNTNPIFLTVRKTHPSATLAEFVTWVKANEKAASNAHAGVGSVSHTTCLLFNTVVGVKPNGVPYRGTGPAMNDLVAGQVDYLCDQAVNVAPQHRAGTIKTLAVASVARATALPDVPTSTEAGVPGFKVEVWNAMFAPKDTPAPVVAKLNQALKGALADAAVKAKLNELGAEIPSAELQEPAGLRSFVGAEIERWAPIIKASGVRIE